CATGAACAGCTTGGAGTATTACACTACCCAGTTATCCAAGGAGAACAACAGTTCTGACACTGGAGCTGAACATAGAGGGAATGTGACTGTGGTGTCCATCAGTACTACAGACATCACACCCAACACCAGCGTAGCTAATGATACCAAACTGACTGAAGATGAGTTCTCTGGTGATCTTTCAGGGTTTGAGCCTCACGACGAATCAACCCCAATAGTAACGACAGAGGAGAGTCCTCAGCTGGTGAACGGCTCTGAGCCTTTTCTGGATCCTTCCATAGTCCCAACCCACTTCTTTGATCCCTCTTCTCCCACCTTGGGTGGTCAGGTTCCCATCACAGATTGGTCTTCATCCACATTTACTGTTGGCCTTGGCAGCACTGCATTAATAGAGGCCACACCTCTGCTGCCAGATGATGTaatgtctctctcctctctgacagatgTCCATTGGTTTTTAACAGAGTCATTCCAACAAAGTACCATACACATTACTCCTGTCTTAACTGCAACCATAGCCTTCTCCCCTGTTCCCACTGAACCTGCTGCCAATGCCACTGCTGGTGAAAAAGAGTTAACTTTCCAGGACTCTACTTTTACAACGGAACAAACTCTTGATATCACTTTTATTTCAACTGAACCCATGTCCAATGTTACTTTGGTACCCCCGGATGTGTTGGGTGATCAGGCAGTGACTGAAGATGGAGTTGACATCCCAGCCACAATGACCTTGATCCCAACTAACAGTGGACCTAATACAGTGTCTGCTGTACCCACAACTACAACTGCCACCACTACTTCTCATCAAGCCACAGCTAGAACTACTGCCACCACCGAAGCTTCAACTAGTGTCAGCATCATTTCTACCACCAGTGAAAAGAGCATGACTACAGTGACAACATCAAGGCCGTACCTCTGCAGCTATGACAGGCCTGCTTATTTAGTTAAAATTggtaaatgaatgtatttaatgtgttttatgtaatcCACATGCAAGATGTGTGCAATTGacttaaaactttaaattgaatttaaaatatAACTACTTTTGTGCTTTCTTCTGAAGGTTTTCCTTCTGGGGCCACTGTTGGATATGCCAAATCTCAAGTGAGAGACATACTGAAAGCAGAATTCAACAAgtcagtggagctgcaggtaAACTTATTTCAAGTTGATTAATTTAGTTGCCCTGTAAACTCATCAATGAAGTGAACTTTGTTTAGACCTTAATTCCCCAACTCATCAACCAAACTCATTCCCAAACTAATCTCCTGGCAATGGGAATGGAGTCATTTAAATATCTTTAGTGAGGTTGCCAGCATTCAAAAAGACCTGCATatatgtgcacatttttttgtaaaagtggTAATAGACCTTGTCAGAGTGCTGAATCACTTTGACACTGTATTCTCTGTTGTGAAACTTGCCTTCATcagtctcagaggctgtgttcagtcccgATCTCTTCACCGCATAGTCTAGTTGAAGTCCTGCGGCACAACCCTGCGTGCATCACAGTGATGCAGATGAACCTTGAAGACCAGACCACTTcttgagtttttttattttttttttatcagtcgTGCTGTGATAAACAAACCCCAGATGTAGTCAAAAGTCACATCAAGTTCCATAAGATGAGATGACCTCTCAAAACATCAGCTGCTTATTTAACAAAAGCTGCttaactgaaaatgaattaCTGTGGTGGGTGATTTTTTCTATGATATATTCTGTCTATGAAGGTTGTGGATCCTCCACCAAGGTTTGTGTTTCGGGTCGTGTCCGGTCCAGTCGTATACACAGCCATATCTGTTATCAATGCTCTGCGAAGGTCTGGGCGccgcttcctgtctgtgtctccaagCTGGACAATACCAGACAGAAAATATCAAATCCACACAGGTAAATGACCTTTCAACAAGCTGTCCTTTTGTCAGTGTTCAAATTGTTTGTGTTGACCTTTAAATTATAAACTTGACTCTTCTTGTCTTGACTCTGTGCAGTGCTGCAGTTTGTTCCCAATCACATTGATGTGCGTTTCTGCAACTTCAGTGAGAGCATTCAGAAAGGTTTGACCATGGCCTTTGCCGAAGTGCGTCGGCGCTCAAAGGAATCAACCAACTTCACAGTGCATGTGAGTGGGACCGGAAAGCAGGGAGGCATTGAGTAGCCACATGAGATGTTTTCATTAGGGTTTCATTGTGGCTTTGAACGACTAAGCTGAATGACCCAATGGTGATAAGCCTGTGCCTTCTGAATAATAGCCTGTATTTGGTGGCGCTGCTTACCTTCAGTGGAACCTATAGATTAATTAAACATGTTGTATTATCTGTCAATCTGACAAATTGTAAAGTTTAGTATTTCATCTTAAAACGTACGTGAAAAAATTGATTGCTACACTGTGCAGAACCTTTCGCCTGTTTGCTGACTGTATTGTTACTGTACAAGGCTGTTCTGTTTAATCACGATTGTTGAGGCTTTTGGAGTTCAGTTAATGATTGGTGCCAGAAATGGTTGCCTAGGGACTCAAACAAAGAGTTTATTAAGATCACTGTTTAATTATAAGTTTCGTTTGCCAGAATCCAATCTGTGGTGCATAATCTATTCATCCATTCGTTTTCCATAATGTATTTGGCCTAGGTGGCAATATGATCATGGTATACATAGTAGCCAAGAGATCACTAACCCTATCTGTATCTGTCTAATCCTGATAAGATACCCAGAGCACCTCACCTGGCTCCTTCCAACACAAAAGACAGGCTATTTAACTATGAACTTCATTTGTCTGTTCCCCTGGCAGCATAGACACCCGTCAAAGGATGCTCATTTGCTCAGCTATATCCACTTTTGGTCACAATGCTGAGGTGAAGGTTCAGACACCTTGCAGCTCAGTTCTCTGTCAGTGTGGACAGTCCTCTTGTTCATCGTACTCTCCATCATGAAATCACTCAGGAACAAGACCCCAGGATACTTTACTTGGATACTTCTTGCTTGAAAGAGTTCATGCTCTAGTTGTTGAGTATCAAAGGAGCTTACTGTTTGTTAAGAAAGGGCTTATTTGGCTATGTGGTTAGTTGGCTTCAATAGAGTTTTGTTTAATCTTATTACAATGATGCCTGTATTATAGTCTTTTAGTTGGAATAAATGTAAGGAGTTAATCAAGCAGTTATTCTGgcatggaaatgttttatggacatGGAGCAAATTGTGCCCCTGGCCACACTGCCCGATTTCGTGTTCTAATTTCCAATCACTAAAGCCAATGTTTTTTGGGCTTATAACTCTTTAAGAGACTAACAGGCTTTGCTAGAAACTACATCAACAGAAGaatgggaaatgttttttacatattgttttGTATTCCTCTTAACAGTGCATTTCTGTCTTAATGTGTTCCAGATTATAAACATCACCATGGCTGCTCCTAAATATCAGGAGCAACGACTAGTGAGGCAGCCAGTGGACATCACCTTCACTGTACGTGGTTCAAGAGGTTACGTgatggggtcagaggtcagtaatGCTCTGATGAAGCTCACAATGGTGGAATTCAGCTATTACATGGGCTTTCCTGTGCTGCAGATTGCTGAGCGTGAGTACTACAAAGTTGTCTCTCCATATTCTAGATACATGCACTTACTTATACGTCACCTTTACTGTTatagctgctgtgttttatatgtCTGCTCACCAACGATGAACTTAAGTTAATATCATTTTGTACTTCCCAACAGCCTTCCATTATCCAGCTCTAAACACCAGCCAGGTGCTTCGGTCCTCGTGGGTTAGAACAGGTATGACAGTTTCAGTTGTTTGCATGATGAAAAGTTGCTACAACTGGTTACATTTGAGGCCCTCTGTGCAGACATTCTGTATGTTActtttctgttgtctgtgtaTGCAGTGCTCCTGGGTGTGCTGGACCAAAAAGTGAGTGAGAGGACCTTCCAAGCCAACATGGAGCGCCGGGTGGCAATGTTACTCGGGGAAGCTATGGGATCAGTCAGACGTGTCAAGAGAGCCACCACCATAGGCAACAGTAGTGTTCAGGTACTGTATCTATGCACAGATTtattaagaaataaaagtgttttcacaccttttttggCCTTTGGAGAAGCCTCTGGTATTTAAAATTTCAATAATTTCACTTGTATCAAATAgaagtttgcaaaaaaaaattgtttggGCAAGTGACAttagtttttgaaatgttcagCTGCTTTGGTTGTCTGCtctatttcaacattttctattttagtAATGTCACAAACGAATCAGTCGAAACAAGTCAAAATTAACTCATCTTaagaaacagactttttttatttgttttgaaataacattttaagtACACTGAATACTAAGCTGTAAGTTcatgttaaaacacacatggatgtgtttgttCAAGATATCCTTGCAATGCCTTTATCTGCAAACAGTAGACACCAAAGTTTAATTTCTTAGTCATTACACAACAAAACTTTCAAAACTCTTTAACAGAAAGTGTTAATGGATTACTTACTAAATCTTGAAAAGGCTTCCTTTCTTTTACTATTATATCATTATTCCCTGATGCAAGCTCTCTCTTAACTACCTTGCCTGAGTACTGAGGCCTCATTATGTGAACGCTGCAGTGTTTGGAACCATTGAAAGGCCTTACTGCTTTACTAATCAGGCTCTCGCTTTTGTGGGTTCGCTTCGCACCTGCTCTGCTCATCTCAAAGGGGACAGGATAGGGCtctgtctccatggcaacagcatcCCATTCAGCCCAGGGGCGAGCCACTCAAAGACCACAACCTCACGAGTCcttgttctttctcctcttcctcatttcTCCAGTCCTGTTACTTGATGCAAGCTcctgtgagcagcagagctccTAAGAGCAGATCAATTATTAATTGTTCCTCTTTCTCCGTCTGTATCCTGCATTTGGGATGATTAAGAGAGTGTCTCTGTTGTCGAGAGGTTAGACATTAAGGAGGGAGAGATACAGAGACAGGGCGGGGTAAAAGATTCAGAAATCAGCAGAGCAGgatgagcagaaaaaaactCAGACAAAAGAGACTTGTTGTGGCAGACGAAAGATGCATATTTGATCTGACCTCATGAAGTCTCAGTACATATGGTGGACTTCATACAGGGAGGATGTCAGAATGATAAATACCATCCATAGAGAAGTACCTGCCTCACTCTTTCTGACCTTTCTGCCTCATGCAGTAGTCTCCATAAAACCCACTGACCAGTTCAGAAAAATATTGATGGTGAACCTTTAGTGTCAGTGCTAAGATTAGAGCTCTAATTTTAGGCTCTGGCATCCTTTCTACCTTTCAAAATTATTTGTTCACAGTCATGTTTTAAACATGGATGGGAGGCtagattattataattatttttaggTTTCAGAGTGTCTGTTGGATATAATGAGAGttaggtcacacacacacacacacacaaacagatgccCTAGACCGTCGTGACAAAATCAGCATGGTGTTGTCACCTATGAGAATACCTTATGAGTCTGCCTAGACAGATAAAAGAGGAGGTTGACTTGGGGTCATGCGATAACACACATTGACGCTGCCATCTTTCCACTCTAATAACCGTGCATGGGCTGGATTAAACCCTGGATGAGGGAGCCTGCCCAGTCGTTTTTCTGTGTCAACCCAGGCATGACCTGCGCTTTACTCTTTCCAGTAATGCAGACAGCAGACTGCACTGTGCCTCAGGGCACCCAGAGggagactgcacacacacacacacacacagacacaggcataTTAGACAACATGGAGGAATATTTAAACAGTGAATACTCTAATGGGAATAGAAGAATGTGTGTTGATATATCAATAGTGTGCTATCATTATATACTTGAGTGTGTGTAGACTTTTTGTGTACATAAAAACTACacaaaaaatggagaaaaaataatGTTCATGTAAAAGGCAGTTACACATGTGTCAggttaaatacaaatacatacagtacagttaaaatattttcattgtttctgtgCCTCGTCAGatcagatgagaaagaaaagatagaAAACCACTGAATATGTAGTTTCACAGGAATGTTTTATCAGGGGCTTAAATATAAAGTTCGACTCCAATATGTGGTAACAAAAGAGGCCACATAGTTGATCCCTGAACTGTGGTTTCAGCAAACGCAAAAGTCAAAAGTGATTCATGTCCCAGCGTTTTATCAAAAATGAGGTACCACACTCTCCATTAAGAAGTCATCTTTATTACTGAAATTGTGTCACATTGCTCATTAGGGCATTCATTAGACATTCCAGTTTTAATATAGCGAGTGTAGTACCTCATCTTCCATGGaccctgtgtttatttttggaagCACTTCTTTTCCAGTTGTTTGAGTCTATTAGCCAAAAATCTTGCAGCAGAAATATTTATAGAGGGGTACATCCAAATAGAAACCTGTCAGCATAAGTAGTATTCATTCTGATGGACTTAAATTGAAGATAATAGTAAGATAATCCATGCATTGTTATGTGTTCATTTAGAAACAAATGGTAACTAGCAAGGAAAAGACAGCTcatcaacagaaacataaagattTTTAACAAGATCATTGCTAGGAACCACAAAAGTGACAGTTTGGAGCCTCTGACCCTGAGCAATCAGTTATACAGTTTAGTGAGTGTCCTTCAGCTGTTTTCCTCCATCTGGACATGTTTATattcgacaaaaaaaaaaaaagtatgagaTGCCATGATGTCTGCCAACTATGGACAGTACAGGCAGCCATCCTGTAGAATTCAGTCTTGGGATTGCTTTGTGTAACTGTACAACAGCCAAGGAATATAAGGCTCTGCAACaataaatgtttcacttttattcCAATATACTTATCCCCCCAAAGTCAAGTCAAGGATACAGTCAGATTCTCCTAGGATTTCTCCAATGGTATTCATCGCCAGGTTTACACTTCCTGTACTTAAATGGGAAACAGGGTTCTCTTTTAGCTTGACTTGGTTAACAGTGTTCAGACGTGGATTAAAGTTGCTCTGTTGACAAATGGTTGTCTTACATCTAATTAAGTACTAGAGATTTGTATAGAAACCTATTTTTGCATCTGCATTAACTCATATACTACATGATGTCATGGAGATGGTTGGGTTAATGAAAGTACACCCTTCCTTTTTTACCCCTCCTAGGTTGTAAGTGCGAGCCGATTGGTGGGTACAGACCATCCCTTGGAGATAGTGTATTTCGTGGAGGGTCCCGGTGGTCAGAGGATGCCTGCAGTTCAAGCAGCCAACCTCCTCAACAGCATGGATGTTCAAAGGGCTGCCATCGTCTTGGGATATCGTGTTCAAGGCATTTTGGCACAGCGTGAGTACCTCTGGCATAGTAGTTAACTGACCTTCAAGAACAGCATATGATGATCTTCCACGTCTACAAATTTTAATGAAGCTGCTATGTCCGCAGGACTTCACATTGCTAAATTGTAGAGCAGGACACTGAGTCTCTGCCATTTTTCTAGATGCTGGCATGGAGTTGTAATGATGTTTTCACCCATatctgtaaacaaaaaataatgcacTCCACTatggattaaaaaaagtaattaaactttattgttgTTACTCTTACCATTGTTTTCTTGAACTGATATTTAACTTGAAATACAGTGTAATACATAGGCTGTTTTGCTTGCACAGTTCAAAATAGCACCACAAGGTCTATTTGTACTTAACTAAGGAGAGCTAAACAAGTGCAAGAACAGATTGAtacaggaagaaagagaaaggtaTCACTATTAGGAAAATTGTTCTTGAACTCCTAATAAGAAAAATGATACAAGCTAACTCCTGACTCTGTGTGGTCCTTTGGATGTTTATAGTAACATTGAGCTAATTACCTCCTCCTGTACACATTGTACCAAAAGCCAGTCTTGCTCATTAAGAATCTAAACAAGGGATGAAGGTCTAATGATAGCCCCTCAAGGGagttctgtctctgtgctgacTGTGTTCTCTTTTGGTACTTTCCCAGGGGAAGAAGTGAGTGTTAATTAAAACTAATGAAGGTCTGCATTGAAAATTAGAACAGTGAGACAAGAGCCAGTACTCCAGTGATATGTTTAGCTTTGCATTCTCAAGGTGTTTGTACATTTCCTTAAGGGAAATCAATGGATATGCTTGAAATATTCGCCCACATACACAAATGAAATGACTCTATTTGGATGGTATGTGCAGATCTGTGCCTGAAACTCGACTAAAAACGCTCTCGATCTTTTCCACTTTAGCTGTAGAGAAGGTGACATCCTCACCCTCTGATGGTGAGAACACCAACCTGTGGATCGTCATCGGGGTAGTGATCCCCCTCGTTGTGGTCATCGTCATCATTTCTATCCTTTACTGGAAACTGTGTCGGACAGACAAGCTGGAGTTCCAGCCAGATGCCATGACCTCCATTCAGCAGAGACAAAAGGTAAAGCCCCATCATTGTCTGACTCCACGTCCGACTTTCTTTTGTCAGTGTTTAAAATTGGCACCACAGTCAGGGTTGTTATATCAGTCACCAGGAGCAAAAAACAGTAGGGAAGGTGTTGGTATGTCACATTATAAGAATAGTTTGAAATTTTCAAATCATTTAACtgctcaaaaacaacaacaaacaactgcaactggttttaaaattcagagtgtacagatgaaacaaacaagatgttACATGTTTAATTATGAGTGGTATCTATTCCAACTCTCAGCAGGAAAGCAAATCTCCCAAAATCACTGGACCACCTATTTTAAGCACAGTTCAAAACTGAAAGGCTGGTAGTGGCTGACAGTCACTTTTCATTAACAACTTGCTGCTTTATGTATTAAAGGTTATATTATCCTAAATTATGTTAATGGTCAAAACGGTTATCCAAGCATTACTGTATCCTGCATAGAAAAATTCAAGGGAGCTGATGTGAAAAGCCAGAAAAAATTAGATGCCTTTTATATCCAGATGAACAGATAATTAATTAGGTGTATCAGTCATTGCCATGAATGGGCTGTAGGACTGCACAGAGTCTAGCGTTCATTCCTTCTTTTAGATGGGCTGAGtaaaactttaatgatcccagaAGAGAGACTTATTAGAGGACATGAGCTAAATTAGAAGTCATGATGCTGCTAGTACATAGAAAGTGCTGctcttttactttatttgaaactgttttgatgttttcttacatcCTCTTTCGCTTAATGCACTAACAATCCTGCCCTTCAGTTCCCCTTtgtctcattttattttcattttacgACATTTGAAAAGCTTGTCCCTCCCCTCTGCCTTCACTTGAAATGGAAAGAAGGGCATGTGGCTGCGATGGCACTGTTTCATCCCTCTGTAATGTCTCTTTCACTTTAAAGCACTTCTTGCCCTGAAGTTAACTAACACAAGGGAaatgtgttctgctgtctgagGTCCCTTATTTGAGTTAATGTACATCctgatgaatgaaatgttttaatatataatgataaaatgGCTATATAGTCAGAATTATCATAAATTCACTTTAAAAGGGTCAAGTACATGATAAACTGTATAGTAATGCTAATTTGTTGTGATAACTGAAAGCAGTACCAAAGCTTAAATCAAGCCCATCATGTAAAAGcccagctgcagtgttttggccTTTTGTTGTTGAGACTAACTTTTGTTCCAGTCCCAAGGTCATCATGTTTGATGCACTTGACTGAATATCTGTCTAATTaccacacacctgcagtgttCTAGCTATCTTTCTTTCcacaattttgattttttttttattgcatagTCCCTGTtttgatgatttgtgtttttttccatcctACTGCCATATCTTTGATCCTCTTCCCCCCACTTGCATTTTTTCTCGGCTGAGCTGAGCTTCAAGCTGAACGCCTCCACGTTGGTTTGATGCAGTAAATCTAATGTGCAGAAGTAACACTCACTTagcctgctctctctgcttAACACAATGATCTGTCACTGAACAccgctcccctctctctcagtccaCTACCTCATTCAGAGAATCAACGACCTCCCTTCTCCAGACTCTCCCTCCAACTAGAAAGGATATAGAATTTAGTGATGGGGAgtatgaggaagaagaagaggagtatgaggaagaggaagaggaggaggaggacaaagaggaggaggaggaggagaaggaggttaAAAAGGGGAAGGTACAGAGCATTGTCTGGTGGTTCCTAGCAGATGTAGATGAGACCTAGTTTATGTGTTTGCTGTCTGAACAGTGGTTGTTGAAATCCTACACAGTTATATAAAGTAGTCAATAGTTAATAGCGGagcttttgattttctttttcatgtgttgcATACAGAGACAATAGCATCATCACTCATTAGCAGTGTTCCacacaatatattttttctttttactgtaagAAAGTTCTGCATCCACCCTTACAAAATACATACTGCTACATGCAGAATGCGTAAAACTGGGACTCactacttcaaaataaaaatgtgcctTGAACTTTGACTAGCTTGCTcatgaataataatgatttaaagtaaaaagaaaaagtatgcAAATTTCACAACAGCTATCATCTGTAGCTGGCTCAGTCAATGTGATGCGTCTTCGTCCGCGCAGAGTATTGTGGGTCAGAGTGGCCGGAAAAGCATGCTGGCTTGCATCCTGAAAAATCTGACTGGATGCTGTAGGACCTCCTGGTATTTTTGGCATACTACATTTGACACACTATTTATTGGGATGTCTTTTTTTGGCACACTAAATAGTATGGTAGTATGGGTGCTGGAGCACCGCCTAAACATTTATGCTATTCATCATTACTTCTACTTAGAGTCCAGTAGCTCTCTCCAAGAGCAAAGAGAGTAagagcagtgaggaggaagaagaggaggaggacgaagaggaggaggaggaagaagaggaagaggaagaagaggaagaagaagaagaagaagatgaggacaAAGATAAGGCAAAGGAGAGCTTCAGAAACAAACCAGAAGAGCAAAGAAGACAAGGGAGCAAATCAGTGATAATGAAAACAGgggagatgaagaaagaagagagaactAAAGTGATAACTAAAGGGAGGAGAGCCAAGGAGGAGGTATATGTTGTTCAGTAGCCATAGCAACTAGTGCGTCCCGGTTGTGATGTCCAGAAACAGGAAATCCAGTATGACACATAATATTGGATTTCCCGGACTGAAGTATTgctgtgtttatagtgtttaGATCCTGAGGAATCTGTGTTGTGAAGTCAGTTTGTGTGTATCAGTTGTTTGTTGTGATTCCCCAGTTTTACTATTAAACCAGGCTAAGTAGTAATTAGCAAGTGTAATGTGGGAGATATCAatagctgtgtgttttctttcattcagtTTTAATTATAATGACACAGCTTTTcctgtttcagctgcagctttttttcaatGGCTGGCCTTGTTTGTATGCCATGGAGAGcagcgcacacaaacatacacacacaccctgtctctttctctctctctctgtgtttggatTAGCAGTTTCGTACTGGCAAGCATCACACTGGATTAGCAGTTTTATACCAACAAGCTCTTCCTAAGCCAGACAGTTTTGCATCGGTAAAGTCTGCAAGTGCACGTATAATTGAGAGATTTAACAGGAACATGTCATGTCACTCCTACCCTCTCTTGTATACACATTTTAGTGTCACAGGACCAGAGTTTGAGCAGAGATCTGACATCCTCTGTTTACTTCTTTTGCTGTCTCAAAGTCCCGGGGGCTTTTCGCTCAAACAGTCTCACTGCTTCCATCCCCCGCTACTGCAAAGGGAAGGAAGGAGCTCAGTTTTTCCCCACATCTCTCTTTGCCCCTGTTCCTCATATTCTGTCTCTTTATTCATTGATGCCTGTCTGTGAATCTCCCTCATGAACACCCATCTATTGGTCATCAGCTTAATTATGTACTCAAAACCCGTCTGTCCATCAATCTGGATGTCACTTCACTCACTCACAACTCTTGTTCCAGAGAGAATTCAAACTGCCACTGTGGATTAAACCACAGATTAATAATTccactttaaaatgattattacCATATTATTGAATATGTCCCTGTCATTAAATAGCTTCTGCCACATGGCTTTCCACCTTTCTTTCCATTCCTTATTTCCTTCCCCCTTTGCGTCTCCTCTGCCCCTCAGTTGCAGGCTCCCAGTGTGAAAGGTTTTGACTTTGCCAAGCTGCACCTTGGCCAGCAGGGTAAGGATGACGTAATGGTGATTCAGGAACCCGTCCCGCCAGGGCCTGGCCCTGGACCCCTGCCCATGTCTATTAAAGATGGCTTCAGTCCATCTGAGAACGGGGAGATTCCAACTCCAATATCCAAAAACTCCTCCACTAAGGCGTCCCGCAGCGGTCGAAGACGAGACAGGTCAGTGCCTCTTTTCAGTGCATTGCAAAATAAACTCTTTacaatgattttaaatgaatatggAGAAATGAGAACATTAAATTGCATCAGTTGTCAATGTAGGTTAAGCTGTCACAGGTTatgtaacagaaaacaaagaagaggcCCTGAATTTGCACTAGCACTTCCTTGTAGACTAGTGTTTTACTCAGTGACAAACACTAGGTTCCGATCATATTTTGTCTCTCTTGATGCAGAACTTTGTCAACTCACAGTTGGTTTAAACCCTTTTACCTgataaagacatttcaaaatgtatttagatGTTTAACAGGACTTGTTTTATAGCCCATTGCTCTGATTTTTTACTCACCTCATCTGGGACAGTCACTCAACCAGACAAAAAGGCTTTTGGCAGATCCTCTGATCAATTATTTATACACTAGACAGTGAGGGACCTTCACTCTTGCATCCTGTCAGTTGGTCTATATCATTTATCTTAAGTCATGATAAAATGCACGTGATTTATTTACTATTGGATTTCATAGAGATCTCccatttgacattaaaaaacCCTTTCTGTTACTAATGCTATTTATACCTGTTGATTTTTACCCTCACGTGTTAGTCGTATCAGAGAAGTAATTGGGAATGTAATTATTCTGCTAGTGGAAATACTAAATACTGCATTTACCACAATAAGCTTTGAATTGCATGATTACTTCTTAGAAGTCTTCCCCCAGTTTTTACCTTTATCTTTCATTCATGCATGGCAAATTGGTATGTTAGTGTGTTCTTACTTCTATTATTCATACATGTCTTCTCTCGGTAGGATCTCGCCGTCTGACGGTGACTCGGTGGTAAGTGACCATTCCAGCGAGCGGGAATCAACTGAGGAGAACCTGAGAGCCCACGCCACGCCCAGCGACAGCAAGCAGACCCGCAAAGTCCCCATCAATGTTTTAAATGGCAAGTGGCCTTGGCAACACTCACA
This sequence is a window from Acanthopagrus latus isolate v.2019 chromosome 8, fAcaLat1.1, whole genome shotgun sequence. Protein-coding genes within it:
- the si:ch211-1e14.1 gene encoding UPF0606 protein KIAA1549 isoform X2; protein product: MAGLVSSVGLMVMFKALMHAHGQHAVFLGMTVLVTVIAADSPVAGEAVSDFTHHPMGFLGGVPSSTGSSPSALPASHNTAFESPDSPGALPSISDPNHEVSTADITHLQWGHVASEKSKSFTASDLLAEEEPHSLSTPSLSPSEPVLESSPQFEAPAKLSTAKQSPSSMPSRSTLQPQSNSSITSLSPSALTRSTTPQLGLNSEQKATFDKQKDGASEQALAIMTSLPGQSLEPHKLAFADSPADESYSDILDVNQLRPSSAPLVDNKPAHDINMLYNPDEVLAPGYNVPFIVPHPTSPSSEPTEVSPGDFYPTNTMEFDWGSGDYLETMSFLNSDGDDYSFVTKVPSDSYDLEDYTESYDTSFPSRVGIYPSSLRPLHVSPSLSLMTAYSTIDPLKTTYHSSLSSTAHYTLEPTPSDNSDIPDASDIDWPDPFTIHPTDVLLPDMNSLEYYTTQLSKENNSSDTGAEHRGNVTVVSISTTDITPNTSVANDTKLTEDEFSGDLSGFEPHDESTPIVTTEESPQLVNGSEPFLDPSIVPTHFFDPSSPTLGGQVPITDWSSSTFTVGLGSTALIEATPLLPDDVMSLSSLTDVHWFLTESFQQSTIHITPVLTATIAFSPVPTEPAANATAGEKELTFQDSTFTTEQTLDITFISTEPMSNVTLVPPDVLGDQAVTEDGVDIPATMTLIPTNSGPNTVSAVPTTTTATTTSHQATARTTATTEASTSVSIISTTSEKSMTTVTTSRPYLCSYDRPAYLVKIGFPSGATVGYAKSQVRDILKAEFNKSVELQVVDPPPRFVFRVVSGPVVYTAISVINALRRSGRRFLSVSPSWTIPDRKYQIHTVLQFVPNHIDVRFCNFSESIQKGLTMAFAEVRRRSKESTNFTVHIINITMAAPKYQEQRLVRQPVDITFTVRGSRGYVMGSEVSNALMKLTMVEFSYYMGFPVLQIAEPFHYPALNTSQVLRSSWVRTVLLGVLDQKVSERTFQANMERRVAMLLGEAMGSVRRVKRATTIGNSSVQVVSASRLVGTDHPLEIVYFVEGPGGQRMPAVQAANLLNSMDVQRAAIVLGYRVQGILAQPVEKVTSSPSDGENTNLWIVIGVVIPLVVVIVIISILYWKLCRTDKLEFQPDAMTSIQQRQKSTTSFRESTTSLLQTLPPTRKDIEFSDGEYEEEEEEYEEEEEEEEDKEEEEEEKEVKKGKSPVALSKSKESKSSEEEEEEEDEEEEEEEEEEEEEEEEEEEDEDKDKAKESFRNKPEEQRRQGSKSVIMKTGEMKKEERTKVITKGRRAKEELQAPSVKGFDFAKLHLGQQGKDDVMVIQEPVPPGPGPGPLPMSIKDGFSPSENGEIPTPISKNSSTKASRSGRRRDRISPSDGDSVVSDHSSERESTEENLRAHATPSDSKQTRKVPINVLNGPPPLNGTNEQLSSAAIFEHVDRMSRAADASRRLPNKVQLIAMQPMPVPPLHSPPINGKLSDTNQINKEIQVALRHKSEIEHHRNKIRLRAKRKGHYDFPAMDDMTTSHGDAKEQDRIYQKAQTQIDKILDPDAQMSSILMGSKKSCRGRRSPKQRMKDQLNGGMMEADKDHLITEDGDAAYRKCPGVNNVAYVSDPDQGPGSPHRSPSPTDDVFLGPASSPPGHAPPPPPYMPPQPSIEEARQQMHSLLDDAFALVSPTSQGSTAGITLPGVNSNPPASSPPGRGPRPWGPTFPALSPFPSRFTELAMSPPSVQGLIPRPGLGSSYLPPGETAGQCEQLQPDSLYSSRGLYADELPSSARPRPVGGTTGAQLHHLTQVGLSSRMNGYPAGVRAAPGHNGGIGWNHYHDDNFSRTEPEKDAFLDCPDYSSSSIFQTPRSGIREPSAPPVHLDTSGMGYLSAPPPLDTSPPTHSSASLIKAIREELLRLSQKQVAVPSYHS